CTCTCTGATTCTGTTTTGAGGCTGGGGGGTTACAACCAATGGGCTGAACCCAGGAGTTGAACCCAGGAGTTAAACCCAGGGGTTGAACCAATGGGCTGAACCCAGGAGTTGAAACAGGGGTTGAAACCAATTGGGTAGAACAGCGTCTATTCTAAGGGAGGTGGCATTGGAGGAAGGACATTGAGAGGATCCCAGGTTTTATGCGGAGTCTTGGCAGGTGTGGTGCTGGTGGCGGGTTGCGCACCAGGGGGAAACCGAACTGCGGATAAGCTCCAAAAAGATGTGCGGGATGCCCAATCCTTTGATCCCAGCTTGACGTTTAACGATTTGACCTTGGAGCAGGCAGACGAGCAAGGCAAACTGCTCTGGAAAGTCAAGGCCAAGCAAGCCATCTACAGCCGAGATAAAAAAGTGGCGGCGGTGATTGCGCCCCAGGGCGAGTTCTATCAAGATGGCAAAGCGGTCTTTAAAATTTCCGGCGATCGCAGTGATGTGATTGAAGATGGCAAGTCGATCATCCTTAAGGGCAAGATCACGGCGGTCAATCTGAAGGATGGGGTGGAAATTAAGGGCAACGAGTTGGAATGGCGACCGTCGGAAGATGTGCTGTTGGTCAAAAATAAATTTACCGGCACCCACAAGCAACTAAATATTGCTGCTAACGAAGGAAAATTCTACAGCCGCAGCCGGAAGGCGCAGATGAAGGGGCAAATTGTGGCGGATGTGAAAAATCCCAAGCTACAACTCCGCAGTGAGCAGTTAACTTGGCTGTTGGCAGAGGAAAAAGTGACCGCCGATCGCCCCGTGCAAATCGATCGCTACCGCAGCAACAACCAGGTCGATCGGGCCACGGCGGACAAG
The Alkalinema sp. FACHB-956 DNA segment above includes these coding regions:
- the lptC gene encoding LPS export ABC transporter periplasmic protein LptC, whose product is MRGSQVLCGVLAGVVLVAGCAPGGNRTADKLQKDVRDAQSFDPSLTFNDLTLEQADEQGKLLWKVKAKQAIYSRDKKVAAVIAPQGEFYQDGKAVFKISGDRSDVIEDGKSIILKGKITAVNLKDGVEIKGNELEWRPSEDVLLVKNKFTGTHKQLNIAANEGKFYSRSRKAQMKGQIVADVKNPKLQLRSEQLTWLLAEEKVTADRPVQIDRYRSNNQVDRATADKAEYDLKTKIASLQQNSQVVMAQPVLQAKSNVLTWNTDLQTITAPQPINVVNATDQVTISADRGEMKLQEQMAYLNGNVRGVSQKNQANVGADRLTWNLATQEFEADGNVTYQQANPVFNLVGSQARGRLQDQQVVVTGGPASSDNRVVTEIIPSTLKQN